A single genomic interval of Gossypium raimondii isolate GPD5lz chromosome 11, ASM2569854v1, whole genome shotgun sequence harbors:
- the LOC105804745 gene encoding myb-related protein 2 isoform X2, giving the protein MYQHQGKNIHPERHLFLQGGNGPGDSGLVLSTDAKPRLKWTPDLHERFIEAVNQLGGADKATPKTVMKLMGIPGLTLYHLKSHLQKYRLSKNLHGQANNGSNKIGDRMSEATGTHMNNLSIGPQTNKGLQIGEALQMQIEVQRRLHEQLEVQRHLQLRIEAQGKYLQAVLEKAQETLGRQNLGNMGLEAAKVQLSELVSKVSNQCLNSAFSDLKDLQGLCPQQGQTQATPPTDCSMDSCLTSCDGSQKEQEIHNNGIFLRTYNSTSFMEQRDHVPEDRLVPQTELKPFTDMKLGNDAERRMFFADRSTSDLSMSVGLQGEKGHGSFSEGKFNGRNEDQEGFKLQTVNRLPYFATKLDLNVHEEVDAASSCKQFDLNGLSWN; this is encoded by the exons ATGTACCAACATCAAGGGAAGAACATCCACCCTGAGAGGCATTTGTTCCTTCAAGGAGGGAATGGCCCTGGAGATTCTGGTCTTGTTCTTTCAACCGACGCCAAGCCAAGACTCAAGTGGACGCCCGATCTTCATGAGCGGTTCATCGAGGCTGTCAATCAGCTCGGAGGCGCTGACA AGGCTACTCCTAAAACAGTAATGAAACTAATGGGGATTCCTGGCCTTACCTTATACCATCTCAAGAGTCATCTGCAG AAATACAGACTCAGTAAGAATCTCCATGGACAAGCTAATAATGGCAGCAACAAGATAG GTGATAGAATGTCTGAAGCAACTGGAACTCACATGAATAACTTAAGTATTGGCCCTCAAACAAACAA AGGATTACAGATCGGCGAAGCGTTGCAAATGCAAATCGAAGTGCAGAGAAGGCTGCATGAACAGCTTGAG GTGCAGCGACATTTACAGCTTCGTATTGAGGCTCAAGGGAAATATTTACAGGCAGTGTTGGAGAAAGCTCAAGAGACACTTGGAAGACAAAATTTGGGTAACATGGGACTTGAAGCAGCCAAAGTTCAGCTATCTGAATTAGTGTCCAAAGTGTCCAACCAATGCCTGAACTCCGCTTTTTCGGATTTGAAAGACTTGCAAGGTTTATGTCCCCAGCAAGGACAAACACAAGCAACTCCACCTACTGATTGTTCAATGGATAGTTGCTTGACATCATGTGATGGATCTCAGAAAGAGCAAGAAATACACAACAATGGGATTTTTTTAAGAACTTACAACAGCACTTCATTCATGGAGCAAAGAGATCATGTCCCGGAAGATCGGTTGGTACCACAAACCGAGCTGAAACCGTTCACCGACATGAAACTAGGCAATGATGCAGAAAGAAGAATGTTCTTTGCTGATAGAAGTACCAGTGATTTATCCATGAGTGTAGGATTACAAGGAGAGAAAGGGCATGGCAGCTTCTCTGAGGGGAAATTTAATGGCAGAAATGAAGATCAAGAAGGTTTCAAGCTGCAAACAGTTAATAGACTACCTTATTTTGCAACAAAGCTGGATTTAAATGTCCATGAAGAAGTTGATGCTGCTTCAAGCTGCAAACAGTTTGATTTGAATGGCCTCAGCTGGAACTGA
- the LOC105804745 gene encoding myb-related protein 2 isoform X1, translating into MYQHQGKNIHPERHLFLQGGNGPGDSGLVLSTDAKPRLKWTPDLHERFIEAVNQLGGADKATPKTVMKLMGIPGLTLYHLKSHLQKYRLSKNLHGQANNGSNKIGAVAMTGDRMSEATGTHMNNLSIGPQTNKGLQIGEALQMQIEVQRRLHEQLEVQRHLQLRIEAQGKYLQAVLEKAQETLGRQNLGNMGLEAAKVQLSELVSKVSNQCLNSAFSDLKDLQGLCPQQGQTQATPPTDCSMDSCLTSCDGSQKEQEIHNNGIFLRTYNSTSFMEQRDHVPEDRLVPQTELKPFTDMKLGNDAERRMFFADRSTSDLSMSVGLQGEKGHGSFSEGKFNGRNEDQEGFKLQTVNRLPYFATKLDLNVHEEVDAASSCKQFDLNGLSWN; encoded by the exons ATGTACCAACATCAAGGGAAGAACATCCACCCTGAGAGGCATTTGTTCCTTCAAGGAGGGAATGGCCCTGGAGATTCTGGTCTTGTTCTTTCAACCGACGCCAAGCCAAGACTCAAGTGGACGCCCGATCTTCATGAGCGGTTCATCGAGGCTGTCAATCAGCTCGGAGGCGCTGACA AGGCTACTCCTAAAACAGTAATGAAACTAATGGGGATTCCTGGCCTTACCTTATACCATCTCAAGAGTCATCTGCAG AAATACAGACTCAGTAAGAATCTCCATGGACAAGCTAATAATGGCAGCAACAAGATAG GTGCTGTTGCAATGACAGGTGATAGAATGTCTGAAGCAACTGGAACTCACATGAATAACTTAAGTATTGGCCCTCAAACAAACAA AGGATTACAGATCGGCGAAGCGTTGCAAATGCAAATCGAAGTGCAGAGAAGGCTGCATGAACAGCTTGAG GTGCAGCGACATTTACAGCTTCGTATTGAGGCTCAAGGGAAATATTTACAGGCAGTGTTGGAGAAAGCTCAAGAGACACTTGGAAGACAAAATTTGGGTAACATGGGACTTGAAGCAGCCAAAGTTCAGCTATCTGAATTAGTGTCCAAAGTGTCCAACCAATGCCTGAACTCCGCTTTTTCGGATTTGAAAGACTTGCAAGGTTTATGTCCCCAGCAAGGACAAACACAAGCAACTCCACCTACTGATTGTTCAATGGATAGTTGCTTGACATCATGTGATGGATCTCAGAAAGAGCAAGAAATACACAACAATGGGATTTTTTTAAGAACTTACAACAGCACTTCATTCATGGAGCAAAGAGATCATGTCCCGGAAGATCGGTTGGTACCACAAACCGAGCTGAAACCGTTCACCGACATGAAACTAGGCAATGATGCAGAAAGAAGAATGTTCTTTGCTGATAGAAGTACCAGTGATTTATCCATGAGTGTAGGATTACAAGGAGAGAAAGGGCATGGCAGCTTCTCTGAGGGGAAATTTAATGGCAGAAATGAAGATCAAGAAGGTTTCAAGCTGCAAACAGTTAATAGACTACCTTATTTTGCAACAAAGCTGGATTTAAATGTCCATGAAGAAGTTGATGCTGCTTCAAGCTGCAAACAGTTTGATTTGAATGGCCTCAGCTGGAACTGA